The following proteins come from a genomic window of Achromobacter deleyi:
- a CDS encoding D-serine ammonia-lyase gives MIPSHASVSAFSLQALRAARPVLWTRPDHAATGAGVGFTLADVQAAHDRFARFAPLLAQLFPELEAAAGVIESPLREAPAMQQALGLPAASGRLWIKADHALPVAGSIKARGGIHEVLEFTEKLALAHGLVAPGDDYRKLGTPAARACFAQYQVAVGSTGNLGLSIGVIASALGFRAAVHMSAGAKEWKKARLRARGVEVVEHPGDYEKAVAAGRRQVQADAHGYFVDDERSASLFLGYAAAALRLRAQIAQAGIVVDAEHPLFVYLPCGVGGAPGGIAFGLSLLYGAHAHCFFAEPVQSPCFLLRMMAGHGQLPGVPAPPSVYDIGLTNQTEADGLAVPRASELAYAAVGQSLAGVYTVADDTLYGDLARLHDSEGLRIEPSAAAGFSGPRQLLGSLAGQQWLRRRGLLPHLARATHLAWTTGGLYVPAEEYDRFLSRGQRLAAAPQAPTDAPSLHHSRRA, from the coding sequence ATGATCCCGTCCCACGCTTCGGTTTCCGCTTTTTCCTTGCAGGCGTTGCGCGCGGCGCGACCGGTGCTGTGGACCCGGCCCGACCACGCCGCGACCGGCGCCGGCGTCGGCTTCACCCTGGCCGACGTGCAGGCGGCGCATGACCGCTTCGCGCGCTTTGCGCCGCTGCTGGCGCAGTTGTTCCCGGAACTGGAGGCCGCCGCCGGCGTGATCGAATCGCCGCTGCGCGAAGCCCCCGCCATGCAACAGGCGCTGGGGCTGCCGGCGGCCTCGGGGCGCCTGTGGATCAAGGCCGACCACGCGCTGCCGGTGGCCGGCTCCATCAAGGCTCGCGGCGGCATTCACGAAGTGCTGGAGTTCACCGAGAAGCTGGCCCTGGCGCACGGCCTGGTCGCGCCCGGCGATGACTACCGCAAGCTTGGCACGCCCGCCGCGCGCGCCTGTTTCGCGCAATACCAGGTGGCCGTGGGCTCGACCGGCAACCTGGGCCTGTCGATCGGCGTGATCGCCTCGGCGCTGGGATTTCGCGCCGCCGTGCACATGTCGGCCGGCGCCAAGGAATGGAAGAAGGCGCGCCTGCGCGCCCGGGGCGTCGAGGTGGTGGAACACCCCGGCGACTATGAAAAAGCCGTGGCCGCCGGCCGCCGCCAGGTCCAGGCCGATGCGCACGGCTACTTCGTCGACGACGAGCGCTCGGCCTCGCTGTTCCTGGGCTACGCGGCGGCGGCGCTGCGACTGCGCGCGCAGATCGCGCAGGCCGGCATCGTGGTCGATGCCGAGCATCCGCTGTTCGTCTACCTGCCCTGCGGCGTGGGCGGCGCGCCGGGCGGCATCGCTTTCGGCCTGTCGCTGCTGTATGGCGCGCACGCGCACTGCTTCTTTGCCGAACCGGTGCAGTCGCCCTGCTTCCTGCTGCGCATGATGGCCGGCCATGGCCAACTGCCCGGCGTGCCGGCGCCGCCGTCGGTCTACGACATCGGCCTGACCAACCAGACCGAGGCCGACGGCCTGGCGGTGCCGCGCGCCTCCGAGCTGGCGTATGCCGCCGTCGGCCAGTCCCTGGCCGGCGTCTACACGGTGGCCGACGATACGCTCTACGGCGACCTGGCGCGGCTGCACGACAGCGAGGGCCTGCGCATCGAGCCGTCGGCGGCGGCCGGGTTCTCCGGACCGCGCCAGCTGCTGGGCAGCCTGGCCGGGCAGCAATGGCTGCGCCGGCGCGGCCTGCTGCCGCATCTGGCGCGCGCCACGCACCTGGCCTGGACCACCGGCGGGCTGTACGTGCCGGCCGAGGAGTACGACCGATTCCTGAGCCGCGGGCAACGACTCGCGGCCGCCCCCCAGGCGCCAACCGACGCGCCGTCCCTCCACCACTCTCGTCGAGCATGA
- a CDS encoding LysR family transcriptional regulator, producing MNPQILQEMAVRYFLEVARCGSVSVAAERLDVAPSAVSRQIARLERELGTLLFERRSRGMALNAAGELLAAHAKRSQQDVDRVAGEIMGLRGLRQGLVRVVCTEGFVHDFLPAAIADFRQQYAGIRFTLDVCSQREVPARVRDGAADVGVTLSLTSHRDVRVELRMPAPVRAVVATDHPLAGLPEVSLAQLMAYPLALPDADSTLRQLIDISCSRQQLQCEPVFSSRSVDALVAFAGAGGGVAFCGELAIRYRLRGRQVVAVPLRDREMNERHFEVQTLAGRVLPEAAKAFIASLRAQLRADGDALPAS from the coding sequence ATGAACCCGCAAATCCTGCAGGAAATGGCCGTGCGCTACTTCCTGGAAGTGGCGCGCTGCGGCTCGGTCAGCGTCGCGGCGGAGCGGCTGGACGTGGCGCCGTCGGCCGTCAGCCGCCAGATTGCCCGGCTCGAACGCGAGCTGGGCACCTTGCTGTTCGAGCGCCGCTCGCGCGGCATGGCGCTCAACGCCGCCGGTGAACTGCTGGCCGCCCACGCCAAGCGCTCGCAGCAGGACGTGGACCGCGTGGCCGGCGAAATCATGGGACTGCGAGGCTTGCGCCAGGGGCTGGTGCGGGTGGTCTGCACCGAGGGCTTCGTGCATGACTTCCTGCCGGCAGCCATCGCGGATTTCCGTCAGCAGTACGCGGGCATCCGTTTCACGCTGGACGTGTGCTCGCAACGCGAGGTGCCGGCCCGCGTGCGCGACGGCGCGGCCGACGTCGGCGTGACGCTCAGCCTGACCTCGCACCGCGACGTGCGGGTCGAGCTGCGCATGCCGGCGCCGGTGCGCGCCGTGGTCGCGACCGATCATCCGCTGGCCGGCCTGCCCGAGGTGTCGCTGGCGCAGTTGATGGCCTATCCGCTGGCCTTGCCCGATGCCGATTCCACCTTGCGGCAGCTGATCGACATCAGTTGCAGCCGCCAGCAGTTGCAGTGCGAGCCGGTGTTCTCCAGCCGCAGCGTCGACGCGCTGGTGGCATTCGCGGGAGCGGGCGGCGGCGTGGCGTTCTGCGGCGAACTGGCGATCCGCTATCGCCTGCGCGGCAGGCAGGTGGTGGCCGTGCCGCTGCGCGACCGCGAAATGAACGAACGCCACTTCGAAGTGCAGACCCTGGCCGGGCGCGTCCTGCCGGAGGCCGCCAAGGCCTTCATCGCCAGCTTGCGCGCCCAATTGCGAGCGGACGGCGACGCGCTGCCGGCGTCCTAG
- a CDS encoding DUF7661 family protein, with protein sequence MRFDIYRRLQLDIVREAGQWAVYQSVAGKRVRADEIVIPADVTEEELAAYLDDLYHEMGRPGDIVARVA encoded by the coding sequence ATGAGATTCGACATCTACCGGCGCCTGCAACTGGACATCGTGCGCGAGGCCGGCCAATGGGCCGTCTACCAGTCCGTCGCGGGCAAGCGCGTGCGCGCCGACGAGATCGTCATCCCGGCCGATGTCACGGAGGAAGAATTGGCGGCGTACCTGGATGACCTGTATCACGAGATGGGGCGGCCGGGCGACATCGTCGCGCGGGTCGCCTAG
- a CDS encoding GNAT family N-acetyltransferase encodes MLSVSRIEPSAWAQAFPLISQLRAALDEAEFLQRVRRQSHGGYELVGAYRDGRLIGVMGMRPVHTLARGPHLHVDDLVVDEAVRGSGAGRALMAYAEADARARGMGAVFLDARPDAIPFYEREQYTRHPAPSMKKTL; translated from the coding sequence ATGTTGAGCGTCAGCAGAATAGAACCGTCCGCCTGGGCGCAGGCCTTTCCCCTGATCAGCCAGCTGCGCGCCGCCCTCGATGAGGCCGAGTTCCTGCAGCGGGTGCGGCGGCAATCGCATGGCGGCTACGAGCTGGTCGGGGCCTACCGCGACGGCCGGTTGATCGGGGTGATGGGCATGCGGCCGGTGCACACGCTGGCGCGCGGTCCGCATCTGCATGTGGACGATCTGGTAGTCGACGAGGCCGTGCGCGGCAGCGGCGCCGGCCGCGCGCTGATGGCCTACGCCGAGGCCGACGCGCGCGCCCGCGGCATGGGAGCGGTGTTCCTGGATGCCCGGCCCGACGCGATCCCCTTCTACGAGCGCGAGCAATACACGCGGCATCCGGCGCCGTCGATGAAGAAAACCCTATGA
- a CDS encoding 2-hydroxyacid dehydrogenase: MTVSQASPTADLLMVGPLLPELTAELESRYRVHHWWQSPDQAALLREHGPAIRGIATSGRFGATRDLIEALPALEGIFSFGVGYDTIDLAAAQARQVQVTNTPGVLDACVADTALALMLAASRRIAEADRFVRAGRWPQEGFGLGTRMSGKRCGIVGLGNIGLQIARRAEAFDMPILYTNRKPRPDAPAHYRYCPSVTALAAECDFLVLALPGGGATRHLINAEVLKALGPQGWLINIARGTVVDEAALVQALQAGRIAGAGLDVFEHEPATPAALNAMDNVVMLPHIASGTHETRRAMADLMLANLDGWFRDGKTVTRVV; the protein is encoded by the coding sequence ATGACCGTTTCCCAAGCTTCCCCCACCGCCGACCTGCTGATGGTCGGCCCCCTGCTGCCCGAGCTGACCGCCGAGCTGGAGTCGCGCTACCGCGTGCACCACTGGTGGCAAAGCCCCGACCAGGCCGCGCTGCTGCGCGAGCACGGCCCGGCCATCCGCGGCATCGCCACCAGCGGGCGCTTCGGCGCCACGCGCGACCTGATCGAGGCGCTGCCGGCGCTGGAGGGCATTTTCAGTTTCGGCGTCGGCTACGACACTATCGACCTGGCGGCGGCGCAAGCGCGCCAGGTCCAGGTCACCAACACGCCGGGCGTGCTGGACGCCTGCGTCGCGGACACGGCGCTGGCCTTGATGCTGGCGGCATCGCGCCGCATCGCCGAGGCCGACCGCTTCGTGCGCGCCGGCCGCTGGCCGCAGGAAGGCTTTGGCCTGGGCACCCGCATGAGCGGCAAGCGCTGCGGCATCGTCGGGCTGGGCAACATCGGGCTGCAGATCGCGCGGCGGGCCGAGGCGTTCGACATGCCCATCCTGTACACCAACCGCAAGCCGCGGCCGGACGCGCCGGCCCACTACCGCTATTGCCCGAGCGTCACGGCGCTGGCCGCGGAGTGCGATTTCCTGGTGCTGGCGCTGCCGGGCGGCGGCGCCACGCGGCATCTGATCAACGCCGAGGTGCTGAAGGCGCTGGGTCCGCAGGGATGGCTGATCAACATCGCGCGCGGCACGGTGGTGGACGAGGCCGCGCTGGTCCAGGCCCTGCAGGCCGGCCGCATCGCCGGCGCGGGCCTGGACGTGTTTGAACACGAGCCGGCCACGCCCGCCGCGCTCAACGCCATGGACAACGTGGTGATGCTGCCGCACATCGCCAGCGGCACGCACGAGACCCGCCGCGCCATGGCCGACCTGATGCTGGCCAACCTGGACGGCTGGTTCCGGGACGGCAAGACGGTGACGCGCGTGGTTTGA